Sequence from the Sphingobacteriaceae bacterium GW460-11-11-14-LB5 genome:
CGGATTTGGCAGTGGCTAAAGTTTACCTGAGCTTTTTTAATACCAATAATACCACACTTTCTATCAATACGGTTAATGCACATTCGGGCGAGATCAGATATAAACTGGGCAGCAGAATCCGCCATCAGGTTAGGGTTGTGCCAGAACTTACTTTCTTCGTAGATGACACCAACGAATATGTAGAGCGTATGGACCATCTATTCGATAAGATTGCAAAAGAACCCAGACAAAAAGACGAAGACAGCGAATAATCCTTGTGAGGAAGCTAAGGGAACCCGTAAATTTCTTCACTCATTTCATACCGGCATTAATTGCGATTCCGGCAGGCTATATATTGCTTCAAAAATGCAATACACCTATTGAATATACGGCAGCCTGGATTTATAGCATTGGCACTTTTATCCTGTTTGGCGTAAGTGCCATGTATCATGGCTATCCGGCTACTGATTATGGCGTGCGTTTTTGGCAAAAATTCGATCATTGCTGCATTTATCTGATGATAGCAGGCTCTTACACGCCAACAGCCTTGCTGGTTTTTGATGGCTGGCTAAGGTGGAGTTTATTTGCTATCGTATGGATTATCGCTATGGTAGGTTGTCTGCTTAAAATCTTTAACCGATTAAAGAGCACTGCTATTTCTTTATCGATTTATATTTTAATGGGTTGTTTGATCGTGCCTTTGCTACGAAAAATGCTCGGTACACTACCTGTTGGTGCAATTTTCTGGTTGCTGTTCGGTGGCATTTTTTACATTGCCGGAACCTATTATTATGCAAAGGATAAACAAATGTTTAGGTGGATGCACAGTCATGAGCTTTGGCACTTGTTTGTAATCGGCGGAGCCTTATCTCATTATATTTATAATCTCGTTTATATTTTTAAATAGGTGATTAATGCAAACTTTCGAGCAGCTTATCCGGTCAAATGCTTCGTCGATCCATAGGGTGGTTGATTTTGATGTAAAACGAGACCAGCTTTTAGCTTTAGATTTTACAGCGGCCAATACCAAGTTAATGGATGAAATTTTGGATAATACCGATTTGTTTTCGGCCTGGGTAAATGAAAAATTGGCGGATAATAATGCCCGTTACGGAATTGGTGGCTATGATGAACACCGTACCATATATTCGAGAAGTGCTCATTTTGATGCCGCCGAAGAGCCCCGCAGATTACATTTAGGAGTAGATATTTGGGGTCCGGTTGGAACACCAATCTACAATTTTTACAACG
This genomic interval carries:
- a CDS encoding ribosome-binding factor A, which encodes MESKRQQKFAGVLQEELAQVFQREGAAFLPNTLVTITRVRVSPDLAVAKVYLSFFNTNNTTLSINTVNAHSGEIRYKLGSRIRHQVRVVPELTFFVDDTNEYVERMDHLFDKIAKEPRQKDEDSE